Proteins from a genomic interval of Negativicutes bacterium:
- a CDS encoding NUDIX hydrolase, with protein MLIRNCAGGVVFHGDKVLLLKNDKEEWVFPKGVIRSNQLAHEVAVARVQYEAGVTSKIIEPAGQTSYEFYSTSRRRPVCNRITWYLMLSDSDKAVPNSEQGFTDGGFYPYAQALEMVTYSQDRSLLSFSHKRLAEQKESTI; from the coding sequence TAATTCGCAATTGTGCCGGTGGGGTAGTTTTTCATGGTGATAAGGTGTTACTTCTGAAAAACGACAAAGAAGAATGGGTTTTCCCCAAAGGAGTCATCCGTTCCAATCAATTGGCTCATGAAGTAGCTGTCGCCCGAGTTCAGTATGAAGCAGGTGTCACATCTAAAATTATCGAGCCGGCAGGTCAAACCAGTTATGAGTTTTATTCCACCTCACGCAGACGTCCGGTTTGTAATCGGATTACCTGGTATTTAATGCTGAGCGATTCTGATAAAGCGGTACCAAACAGCGAACAAGGCTTTACCGACGGCGGCTTTTATCCATACGCTCAGGCGTTGGAGATGGTCACCTACAGTCAGGACAGATCGTTGCTTTCTTTTTCTCATAAGCGTTTAGCGGAACAAAAGGAGAGCACAATCTAG